The Salvia splendens isolate huo1 unplaced genomic scaffold, SspV2 ctg44, whole genome shotgun sequence genome includes a window with the following:
- the LOC121790202 gene encoding ergosterol biosynthetic protein 28-like, with product MKLVGWWLMLVGTLRLVSVWFGFFDIWALRLAVYSKTTMTEVHGRTFGVWTLLTCTLCYLCAFNLDNKPLYLATFLSFIYAFGHFLSEYLIYHTMAIGNLTTVGIFAGTSIVLMLLQWNSHQPAKAKPQ from the exons atgaaGTTGGTAGGGTGGTGGCTGATGCTCGTTGGCACTCTCCGATTAGTTTCAGTGTGGTTTGGATTCTTCGATATATGGGCTCTTCGCCTCGCCGTTTACTCCAAAACCACCA TGACAGAAGTTCATGGCCGCACTTTTGGAGTTTGGACACTCTTGACTTGCACTCTTTGCTATCTCTGTGCGTTCAACCTTGATAACAAGCCTCTGTATTTGGCCACATTCCTATCCTTCATCTATGCGTTCGGCCATTTCCTGTCAGAGTATCTGATTTACCACACAATGGCTATTGGAAATTTGACTACTGTTGGCATCTTTGCTG GAACAtcgattgttttgatgttgttgCAGTGGAATTCACATCAACCAGCCAAGGCTAAGCCTCAGTGA